The proteins below come from a single Deltaproteobacteria bacterium genomic window:
- a CDS encoding 4Fe-4S binding protein, which produces MTKPLEDYTWQEVELGGILREPGSARDYKVGDWKSQHPVWTKSHCIRCGVCWTVCPEAAIIEETGGYFDVNLDYCKGCGICARECVTGCISMVTEEE; this is translated from the coding sequence ATGACCAAACCATTGGAGGACTACACCTGGCAAGAAGTTGAGCTGGGCGGGATCCTAAGGGAGCCGGGAAGTGCCAGGGATTATAAGGTAGGAGATTGGAAATCGCAGCACCCGGTATGGACCAAAAGCCACTGCATCCGTTGCGGGGTCTGCTGGACCGTCTGTCCGGAAGCGGCGATTATCGAGGAAACCGGGGGCTATTTTGATGTTAACCTCGATTATTGCAAAGGTTGCGGCATCTGCGCCCGGGAATGTGTCACCGGTTGTATCAGCATGGTAACGGAGGAAGAATGA
- a CDS encoding 2-oxoacid:acceptor oxidoreductase family protein: MLEIRFHGRGGQGAVTSVELLALAAIEEGKFAQGFPSFGPERRGAPVLAFLRINDRHIRLRCKIAQPDVVTILDPGLIRIQKPTADLKDNGIVVLNTHKSIDQVRQEYGFKHTLAIVDANHIAREVLGVLIVNTTMLGALIRATGVVNVDSLEHPLRERFGPMAAKNFAALKAAYDKTVVEEARP; the protein is encoded by the coding sequence ATGTTAGAAATTCGATTCCACGGCCGGGGCGGACAAGGAGCAGTAACCTCGGTGGAGCTTTTGGCTCTGGCCGCCATTGAGGAAGGCAAGTTTGCCCAAGGTTTCCCCAGCTTCGGGCCGGAACGCCGAGGTGCTCCGGTATTGGCTTTCCTCCGCATTAACGACCGTCATATCCGTCTGCGTTGCAAGATTGCCCAACCGGATGTGGTGACTATTCTTGACCCTGGCTTGATACGCATTCAGAAACCGACCGCAGACTTGAAAGACAATGGCATAGTGGTGTTAAATACCCACAAGTCGATAGACCAAGTCCGGCAGGAATATGGCTTTAAGCATACCTTGGCGATAGTGGATGCCAATCATATTGCCCGAGAGGTGTTGGGAGTGCTGATTGTCAACACTACCATGCTGGGGGCCTTGATCCGGGCTACCGGAGTGGTTAACGTTGACTCCTTAGAGCACCCGCTGCGGGAACGATTCGGTCCCATGGCGGCCAAAAATTTTGCGGCCTTGAAAGCAGCCTACGACAAAACAGTGGTGGAGGAAGCTCGACCATGA